One window of Pseudomonas sp. ML2-2023-3 genomic DNA carries:
- a CDS encoding MinD/ParA family protein, which produces MGLAHSVQVVAVTSGKGGVGKTTVAVNLSLALASRGRRVVLLDGDLGLAGVDVAVGVIPRYTIADLMEGRCALSDVLVQGPGGVRIVPASAGVESMVNLSSTQHAGLIQAFNDIADSLDVLVIDTATGIGKSVISFARASQEVLLVVCDEPASIADAYALIRLLNRDYGINRFRVLANMVPEYQGGRSVFAKLAKITDQFLDVSLQYVGAIPYDECVRKSVQTQRAVYQSFPRSQIAKAFQNVALRVDAWPLPGSPRGGLEFFIEQLISNSRG; this is translated from the coding sequence ATGGGACTTGCGCACTCTGTACAAGTTGTCGCTGTGACGAGTGGTAAGGGGGGCGTCGGAAAGACGACTGTGGCAGTGAACCTTTCTTTGGCGTTGGCGAGTCGCGGAAGGCGAGTCGTCTTGCTCGATGGTGATCTTGGATTGGCGGGTGTTGATGTTGCAGTGGGCGTTATCCCCCGATACACGATTGCTGACTTGATGGAAGGTCGTTGTGCGTTATCGGATGTACTGGTGCAGGGGCCGGGAGGTGTGCGTATCGTCCCGGCTTCTGCCGGTGTCGAGAGCATGGTGAACCTGTCATCCACTCAGCACGCAGGCCTGATCCAGGCCTTCAACGACATCGCCGACAGTCTGGATGTGCTGGTGATTGATACTGCGACAGGTATCGGTAAATCGGTGATCAGTTTCGCTCGGGCCTCTCAAGAGGTCTTGCTGGTGGTCTGTGACGAGCCAGCGTCTATCGCCGATGCCTACGCACTGATCAGGCTGCTAAATCGTGACTACGGGATAAACCGCTTTAGAGTTTTGGCAAACATGGTGCCTGAGTACCAGGGTGGACGCAGCGTGTTCGCCAAGTTGGCGAAGATTACCGATCAATTCCTGGATGTCTCTTTGCAGTACGTGGGAGCGATTCCGTATGACGAATGCGTGCGTAAATCCGTGCAGACTCAACGCGCCGTTTATCAAAGTTTTCCGCGCTCTCAGATCGCCAAGGCATTTCAGAACGTTGCCCTGAGGGTCGACGCCTGGCCATTGCCGGGCAGCCCCAGAGGGGGGCTGGAGTTTTTCATTGAGCAGCTCATTTCTAACTCGAGAGGGTGA
- a CDS encoding AAA family ATPase: MQRIVILGNGGSGKSTLGRAIGKRLNLPVVHLDPLFWEPGWIEPDAEQFRQRVSQAIAPDAWVCEGNYARRTFDLRLPRADVIIWLDTPRLTCFTRVIMRSLTNRSRSDLAAGCREKFDWVFLKFVWNFDQGTRPGIETVRKKVGPQVPVIRLRTTRQIADFLDALPVTALARKSPT; the protein is encoded by the coding sequence ATGCAACGGATTGTGATACTGGGTAATGGCGGCAGCGGAAAATCGACCCTCGGCCGAGCCATCGGCAAGCGCCTGAACCTGCCCGTGGTGCATCTGGACCCTTTGTTCTGGGAGCCCGGCTGGATCGAACCGGACGCTGAACAGTTCCGCCAGCGGGTCAGCCAGGCAATCGCCCCGGATGCCTGGGTGTGTGAAGGCAATTATGCCCGGCGTACCTTCGACCTTCGCCTGCCCCGTGCCGACGTGATCATTTGGCTGGATACGCCGCGTCTCACGTGTTTCACCCGGGTGATCATGCGCAGCCTCACAAACCGCTCCCGCTCTGACCTTGCAGCAGGTTGCAGGGAGAAGTTCGACTGGGTGTTCCTGAAGTTCGTATGGAATTTCGACCAAGGCACACGCCCGGGTATCGAGACGGTGCGCAAAAAAGTGGGGCCGCAGGTGCCTGTCATCCGCTTGAGGACGACCCGCCAGATTGCCGATTTTCTCGATGCCTTGCCCGTAACTGCCTTGGCGCGCAAGTCGCCTACCTGA
- a CDS encoding S24 family peptidase, translating into MSFTFLGPLAQGGIGLPLCSFKIPAGFPSPAADHIEKVISLDQVLNVRAPHVYLASIDGDSMQGVGIFSGDLAVIDRSIEPAHGHIVVALLNNDPICKRLCLRGKEVILRSENPGYPDRYVMEGDDLSIWGVITHSVRSHGH; encoded by the coding sequence ATGAGCTTCACATTTTTGGGACCTCTTGCGCAGGGCGGGATTGGTTTGCCGCTGTGTTCGTTCAAGATTCCGGCGGGATTCCCATCACCCGCTGCAGACCACATCGAGAAAGTCATCTCCCTTGATCAGGTACTCAATGTGCGTGCGCCCCATGTCTATCTGGCGTCGATTGATGGCGACAGCATGCAGGGGGTCGGGATTTTCTCAGGGGATCTGGCGGTCATCGATCGTTCCATTGAGCCTGCCCACGGCCATATTGTGGTGGCGCTGCTGAACAATGATCCCATCTGCAAGCGCCTGTGCTTGCGCGGCAAGGAAGTGATCCTCCGGTCTGAAAACCCTGGATACCCGGACCGGTACGTCATGGAAGGTGACGATCTGTCGATCTGGGGGGTGATCACCCACAGCGTGCGCAGTCATGGTCATTAA
- a CDS encoding diguanylate cyclase, whose protein sequence is MKRDTHLVVLLLFVIGCSLASLTVWKVLASRERALADVNVHGLNLTQALATYSEGIVRQSSLLLLGLVERLETEGSGPIQIQRLGALVDRQQPLMPQLSGITIYDNQGRWLMSSNRIPAGANSSDRTYFIHHRDDPSRETFIGPPIQSRANHEWVVTVSRRFDDARGAFAGVVAVTLGVENFLRLFGKIDVGQEGAIGLSYTDGTLLVRYPFREQDMGRNFSKSPIYAKYLVDRSVGTASFTSSLDGVERLYAFRKSSQLPLITTVALGKREALAAWRMEALLSAVVVTALLGLTGLIGWFLILDIRRRTQIEDQLRGAQQQLLSSNRQLELLAMKDALTGLANRRCFDVTLDIEARRAKREGTSLALLMIDLDHFKLYNDSLGHVAGDACLQAVGKIIEECVRRPSDVVARYGGEEMSVIMPNTDIEGAAAVAQLILDRLKQASIPHTASPLGRVSVSIGMSCAAGAQLDHVQGLIEAADQALYSAKILGRNQFVKHCG, encoded by the coding sequence GTGAAGCGTGATACCCATCTGGTTGTTCTTTTGCTGTTTGTTATCGGCTGCTCCCTGGCCTCGCTGACTGTCTGGAAAGTGCTGGCCTCACGTGAGCGGGCGCTGGCGGATGTGAACGTCCACGGGTTGAACCTTACCCAGGCGCTCGCGACTTACTCCGAAGGCATTGTCCGGCAAAGTTCGCTGCTGTTGCTCGGGCTCGTCGAGCGCCTGGAGACTGAAGGCAGCGGCCCCATCCAGATCCAGCGGCTGGGTGCGCTGGTCGACCGCCAGCAGCCCCTGATGCCACAGCTCAGCGGGATCACGATCTACGACAACCAGGGGCGCTGGTTGATGTCCTCCAACCGGATCCCGGCCGGGGCCAACAGCAGTGATCGTACCTATTTCATTCATCACCGCGACGATCCATCCCGCGAGACCTTTATCGGCCCGCCAATCCAGAGCCGTGCCAATCATGAGTGGGTGGTGACCGTCAGCCGGCGCTTCGATGATGCTCGCGGAGCGTTTGCCGGGGTGGTGGCGGTAACTCTGGGGGTTGAGAACTTCCTGCGGCTGTTTGGCAAGATCGATGTGGGGCAGGAGGGTGCAATCGGGTTGTCCTATACCGATGGTACGTTGCTGGTTCGCTATCCTTTTCGCGAGCAGGACATGGGCCGCAACTTTTCGAAGTCGCCGATCTATGCCAAATACCTGGTAGATCGATCCGTCGGTACCGCCTCGTTCACCTCCAGCCTGGATGGTGTGGAGCGGCTCTACGCCTTCCGAAAAAGCAGCCAGTTGCCGCTGATCACGACCGTAGCCCTTGGAAAACGCGAAGCCCTTGCCGCGTGGCGCATGGAGGCATTGCTGTCAGCCGTGGTGGTGACTGCGCTGCTGGGGCTTACCGGCCTGATCGGCTGGTTTTTGATCCTGGATATCCGCCGTCGAACCCAGATAGAAGATCAGTTGCGAGGGGCTCAGCAGCAATTGCTTTCGTCGAACCGCCAGCTTGAGTTGCTGGCGATGAAGGACGCCCTGACCGGCCTGGCCAACCGGCGCTGCTTTGATGTGACATTAGACATAGAGGCGCGACGGGCAAAGCGGGAAGGGACGTCTTTGGCCCTGCTGATGATCGATCTCGATCATTTCAAGCTGTACAACGATTCCCTTGGGCATGTGGCCGGAGACGCCTGTCTGCAGGCGGTTGGCAAAATTATCGAGGAGTGCGTGCGTCGACCGTCGGATGTGGTCGCCCGTTATGGCGGAGAAGAGATGAGTGTCATCATGCCCAACACCGACATTGAGGGGGCGGCGGCGGTGGCGCAACTTATCCTCGATCGCCTGAAGCAAGCCAGCATCCCCCACACCGCCAGCCCGTTGGGACGAGTCAGTGTGAGCATCGGGATGAGTTGTGCCGCAGGTGCACAGCTGGATCACGTGCAGGGTTTGATCGAAGCGGCAGACCAGGCGCTGTACAGCGCCAAGATACTGGGTCGAAACCAGTTCGTGAAGCACTGCGGATGA
- a CDS encoding LysR family transcriptional regulator, with the protein MALQANWDDLRLLLAVSRHGSFLRAGQLLGIAASTVSRRLTQLEAALGEPLVERGVEGCRLTSRGQSLVDVAIAAEAGLRRQVVADIPGSGAELSGNVLVSAGEGFSSGVLEAVGRFTSLHPRCSVELQVTADFHKIARGVADIAIRTIHLGEPSLIYRPIGRFAYGVFAAPEYLKRCPGVTVATAVNVALLPPLDMLAQMRAAKAAGLDRAHISVNSFTVQLESVRRGLGVGVLPRILAKDLIELFEGIELPDLDVYLVTRPQALKQAHIKCFFAILEQVLLEALCTEAVERSHDSGRLPPVQPFE; encoded by the coding sequence ATGGCGTTGCAAGCAAATTGGGACGATCTTCGACTGCTGCTGGCGGTTTCTCGGCATGGCAGCTTTCTGCGGGCGGGCCAGTTGCTGGGGATTGCGGCGTCTACGGTGTCCCGGCGCCTGACCCAGTTGGAGGCTGCCCTGGGCGAGCCCCTTGTCGAACGGGGCGTTGAGGGATGCCGGCTGACCTCGCGAGGCCAATCCCTGGTGGACGTTGCCATCGCGGCTGAAGCGGGGTTGAGGCGTCAAGTTGTTGCTGACATCCCGGGATCAGGCGCAGAGCTGTCCGGCAATGTGCTGGTCAGTGCAGGGGAGGGGTTCTCTTCCGGGGTGCTGGAGGCGGTGGGTCGCTTTACCTCCCTGCACCCGCGTTGCTCGGTGGAGTTGCAAGTAACCGCCGACTTTCACAAGATCGCCCGCGGCGTGGCCGACATTGCGATACGCACGATCCATCTCGGTGAGCCTTCGTTGATTTATCGACCCATTGGCCGGTTCGCCTACGGTGTGTTCGCGGCTCCCGAATACCTCAAGCGATGTCCAGGGGTCACGGTGGCCACCGCAGTCAATGTAGCGCTGCTTCCTCCGCTCGACATGCTGGCGCAAATGCGTGCAGCAAAAGCAGCCGGTCTTGACCGGGCCCACATCAGCGTGAACTCGTTTACCGTGCAACTCGAGTCGGTGAGGCGAGGCCTGGGGGTTGGTGTACTGCCCCGTATTCTGGCGAAGGATCTGATCGAGTTGTTCGAGGGTATTGAGCTTCCAGATCTGGACGTCTATCTGGTGACCCGGCCTCAGGCACTGAAGCAGGCCCACATAAAGTGTTTTTTTGCCATTCTGGAGCAGGTGCTGCTCGAAGCCCTGTGCACAGAAGCGGTCGAACGTAGCCATGATTCTGGTCGCTTGCCGCCGGTGCAGCCTTTTGAGTGA
- a CDS encoding SDR family oxidoreductase encodes MTSAPKDSAQHAPRNVFVTGATGLLGNNLVRELLARGYTVKALVRSMAKGEQQFKGLANVQLVIGDMARVDSFAASLQGCDTVFHTAAFFRDNYKGGSHWKALEKINVTGTRDLLQEAYRAGIRRFIHTSSIAVLNGAPGTSIDETCLRAEADADDYYRSKILSDRVVLSFLETHPQMHACMVLPGWMWGPADMGPTSSGQLVNDVVNGKMPGLIPGSFSVVDARDVAAALIAAARYGRRGERYLAAGRHMTMRQLVPALGRIAGVKTPARQVPTPVLYALAAVQEIYGRLTGKPVQLSMATLRLLIREEHRTHFNHHKSEQELGLSFRSPDLTIMDTVAWYRDHGWFESQGA; translated from the coding sequence ATGACTAGCGCGCCAAAGGACTCTGCACAACACGCCCCGCGCAACGTATTCGTGACCGGCGCAACCGGCTTGCTGGGCAACAACCTGGTGCGAGAGCTGCTCGCTCGCGGCTATACCGTCAAAGCACTGGTGCGCTCGATGGCCAAAGGTGAACAGCAGTTCAAAGGCCTGGCCAATGTGCAACTGGTCATCGGCGACATGGCCCGGGTCGACTCATTCGCCGCATCACTGCAAGGCTGCGATACGGTGTTTCACACGGCGGCTTTTTTTCGCGACAACTACAAGGGCGGCAGCCACTGGAAGGCGCTCGAAAAGATCAATGTCACCGGTACGCGGGATCTGCTTCAAGAGGCCTACCGTGCCGGAATCCGGCGATTCATCCACACCTCTTCCATTGCCGTGCTTAATGGCGCACCGGGCACCTCCATCGATGAGACATGCCTGCGGGCCGAGGCGGATGCCGATGACTATTACCGCAGCAAAATCCTCAGCGACCGGGTGGTGTTGTCGTTCCTGGAAACCCATCCACAGATGCATGCCTGCATGGTGTTGCCCGGCTGGATGTGGGGGCCTGCCGACATGGGCCCCACGTCCTCGGGGCAACTGGTCAATGATGTGGTCAACGGCAAGATGCCCGGGCTGATCCCCGGCAGTTTCTCCGTTGTCGATGCCCGTGATGTGGCAGCCGCCCTGATTGCTGCCGCCAGGTATGGACGACGAGGTGAGCGCTATCTGGCGGCGGGGCGGCACATGACGATGCGTCAGCTGGTACCGGCTCTGGGACGCATCGCGGGGGTCAAGACACCTGCGCGTCAAGTGCCGACGCCTGTTCTGTATGCCCTGGCGGCGGTGCAGGAGATCTATGGGCGCCTGACCGGCAAACCCGTTCAGTTGAGCATGGCCACCCTGCGCCTGTTGATACGAGAAGAACATCGCACCCACTTCAATCACCACAAGAGTGAACAAGAACTGGGCCTGAGTTTCCGGTCACCGGACCTGACAATCATGGACACCGTGGCGTGGTACCGTGACCACGGCTGGTTTGAAAGCCAGGGGGCTTGA
- a CDS encoding glyoxalase superfamily protein has protein sequence MISIEHAKQMAKRLRAVLKTRGQEITHSTALELIAQQLGYQNWNTASALLHPQTASPAITFESPIPLLRMFDEAKAREFYLGFLGFHVEFEHRFEAGLPLYLGIIRNGLRIHLSEHHGDASPGTTVFVPMHNIELLRDELLSRQYGYGRPEIVQQGWGKVLEVHDPFGNRIRFCED, from the coding sequence ATGATTTCCATTGAACACGCCAAGCAGATGGCCAAACGACTGCGGGCAGTGCTGAAAACCCGCGGGCAAGAGATCACCCACTCGACCGCGCTGGAGTTGATAGCCCAGCAACTGGGCTATCAGAACTGGAACACAGCGTCAGCGCTGCTGCACCCGCAAACTGCCTCGCCAGCGATAACGTTCGAAAGCCCCATCCCCCTGTTGCGCATGTTCGACGAAGCCAAGGCACGTGAGTTTTACCTTGGTTTCCTGGGCTTTCACGTCGAGTTCGAGCACCGCTTCGAGGCTGGCCTGCCTCTCTATCTGGGGATCATTCGCAACGGCTTGCGCATCCACCTTTCTGAACATCACGGTGATGCGAGCCCCGGGACCACGGTATTTGTGCCCATGCATAATATCGAGCTGCTTCGCGATGAATTACTGTCCAGGCAATACGGGTACGGCCGTCCCGAAATTGTCCAGCAGGGCTGGGGCAAGGTACTGGAAGTCCATGACCCGTTCGGTAACCGGATCAGGTTTTGCGAAGACTGA
- a CDS encoding alpha/beta hydrolase — MKKLIVLITLLVSSLSATGADMSNGADNFYTSDKVTVQKVSFKNQYQMNVSGNLFIPKNRDDTTRSPAIVVGHPMGAVKEQSANLYATKMAEKGFVTLSLDLSFWGESEGLPRNAVSPDIYAEDFSAAVDFLGTRPFIDKERIGALGICGSASFVISAAKIDPRMKAIATVSMYDMGAANRNGLKHGQTLEQRKETIAQAAQQRYVEFTGGETLYTSGTVHQLNENTHPIQREFYDFYRTPRGEYTPASSTKELTTHPTLTSNIKFMNFYPFNDIETISPRPMLFIAGADAHSREFSEEAYKLAGQPKELVIIPGAGHVDLYDRVDLIPFDTLASFFQRHL, encoded by the coding sequence ATGAAAAAGCTCATTGTTTTAATCACGTTACTGGTCAGTTCACTCTCAGCGACAGGAGCCGATATGTCCAACGGCGCGGATAACTTCTACACCAGCGATAAAGTGACCGTGCAAAAGGTCAGTTTTAAAAATCAGTATCAAATGAATGTGTCGGGCAATCTGTTTATCCCCAAAAACCGCGACGATACAACCAGGAGCCCAGCGATTGTTGTTGGCCATCCGATGGGGGCGGTCAAGGAGCAAAGCGCTAACCTGTATGCCACGAAAATGGCCGAAAAAGGCTTCGTGACGTTGTCCCTGGATCTTTCATTCTGGGGTGAAAGCGAAGGGCTGCCGCGTAATGCAGTCTCGCCGGATATTTATGCCGAGGACTTCAGCGCGGCAGTGGATTTTCTTGGCACACGCCCTTTTATCGACAAGGAGCGTATTGGTGCACTCGGCATCTGTGGCAGCGCCAGCTTCGTCATCAGCGCGGCCAAGATCGACCCGCGCATGAAAGCCATCGCAACGGTCAGCATGTATGACATGGGCGCCGCCAATCGCAATGGTTTGAAGCATGGGCAGACGCTTGAGCAGCGCAAAGAGACTATCGCTCAAGCCGCTCAGCAGCGTTACGTAGAGTTCACGGGCGGTGAAACCCTTTATACCAGCGGCACGGTGCACCAACTGAATGAAAATACTCACCCGATCCAGCGTGAGTTCTATGATTTCTATCGCACACCCCGCGGCGAATACACACCCGCCAGCTCGACCAAAGAGCTGACCACGCACCCGACGCTTACCAGCAATATCAAATTCATGAACTTCTATCCGTTCAACGACATCGAGACGATTTCACCTCGTCCGATGCTGTTTATTGCTGGAGCGGATGCGCACTCGAGAGAGTTCAGCGAAGAAGCTTACAAGCTCGCGGGTCAGCCCAAGGAGCTGGTCATTATTCCTGGAGCGGGTCATGTTGACCTTTATGACCGCGTCGACCTCATTCCTTTTGACACCCTGGCGAGCTTTTTTCAACGTCATCTGTAG
- a CDS encoding MFS transporter — MNTVSTSSEAPAYWGGVFAMTLCVFALIASEFMPVSLLTPIASDLQVTQGMAGQGIAISGAFAVLTSLSISWVARTLDRKTLLLALAGLMAVSGVIVGLAPDYLTYMVGRALIGVVIGGFWSMSAATAMRLVPAPQVPKALAIFNGGNALATVIAAPLGSYLGSMIGWRGAFFCVVPVAAVAFIWMYISLPPMRVESRIPGSGNVFKLFKSRTVALGMAGCGAFFMGQFALFTYLRPFLETVTRVDVSTLSLILLVIGAAGFIGTLIIGRFLKRSLLRTLIAIPVLMALIALALIPFGRSTIVVAVLLGLWGLLATAAPVGWWSWIAQALPGNAEAGGGLMVAVIQLAIALGSTVGGLLFDSRGYQTTFVASAAVLLLGAAVTLQASRSTSSASHLAQVPSR, encoded by the coding sequence ATGAACACGGTTTCAACCAGCAGCGAGGCGCCGGCTTACTGGGGCGGTGTCTTTGCAATGACGCTGTGTGTGTTTGCCCTGATTGCTTCTGAGTTCATGCCTGTCAGCCTGCTGACGCCGATCGCCAGTGACCTTCAGGTTACGCAGGGGATGGCCGGGCAGGGCATTGCGATTTCAGGGGCATTTGCCGTACTGACCAGCCTGTCGATCTCGTGGGTTGCCAGAACCCTCGATCGCAAGACTCTGCTGTTGGCACTGGCCGGGCTGATGGCTGTCTCGGGTGTGATCGTCGGGCTGGCCCCTGACTATCTGACCTACATGGTCGGCCGTGCGCTCATCGGTGTGGTCATCGGCGGCTTCTGGTCGATGTCTGCGGCGACGGCCATGCGCCTGGTACCCGCCCCGCAGGTGCCGAAAGCACTGGCCATCTTCAACGGCGGCAACGCGCTGGCTACCGTTATTGCCGCACCGCTGGGCAGCTACCTGGGCTCGATGATTGGCTGGCGCGGCGCTTTTTTCTGTGTGGTGCCCGTCGCGGCGGTTGCTTTCATCTGGATGTACATCAGCCTGCCGCCCATGAGGGTGGAATCACGCATTCCAGGCTCCGGGAACGTGTTCAAACTGTTCAAGAGTCGAACCGTGGCGCTGGGTATGGCCGGATGCGGAGCCTTTTTCATGGGGCAGTTTGCGCTGTTCACCTATCTGCGGCCTTTCCTTGAAACGGTCACGCGGGTCGATGTATCCACGTTGTCGCTGATCTTGCTGGTGATCGGGGCCGCAGGCTTCATCGGCACGCTGATCATCGGCCGGTTTCTAAAGCGCAGCCTTCTGCGGACATTGATAGCAATTCCAGTCTTGATGGCGTTGATCGCCCTGGCACTGATCCCTTTTGGCCGCTCGACCATTGTGGTTGCTGTGCTGTTGGGTTTATGGGGGCTGTTGGCGACTGCGGCCCCGGTGGGCTGGTGGAGCTGGATTGCTCAAGCATTGCCAGGTAATGCCGAGGCTGGCGGCGGCCTGATGGTGGCCGTGATTCAACTGGCCATTGCGCTGGGCTCTACCGTTGGCGGGTTGCTGTTCGACAGTCGCGGCTATCAGACCACTTTTGTCGCCAGCGCAGCCGTGCTGCTGCTGGGCGCAGCGGTGACCCTGCAGGCGTCACGCTCGACATCTTCTGCGTCGCACCTGGCACAGGTGCCAAGTCGGTAA
- a CDS encoding LysR family transcriptional regulator, with translation MVKRNLNDLLSFVTVAREGSFTRAAGVLGVTQSALSQAISGLEARLQIRLLTRTTRSVSPTVAGERLLQAIGNRFDEIEAELDILTQMRDKPAGTVRITCGDHVLRTTLLPKLTALLHEYPDINVEFDVNYGFRNIVADRFDAGVRLGDTIDKDMIAVPIGPPLRMAVVALPAYFAARGVPENPRDLMSHSCINQRMQTSGGLYVWDFEQLDNQVNVRVDGQLIFNTSSHIVDATLAGLGIAYLPEEEFEPHLREGRLMRVLEDWCPPFPGYYLYYPSRRQPSPAFTLVANALRKVG, from the coding sequence ATGGTTAAAAGAAACCTCAACGATCTGCTGTCTTTCGTGACAGTGGCGCGCGAAGGCAGCTTCACCCGCGCCGCCGGGGTGCTGGGTGTTACCCAGTCTGCGTTGAGTCAGGCCATCAGCGGCCTGGAAGCACGCCTGCAAATCAGGTTGCTGACGCGCACCACCCGCAGCGTCTCGCCGACCGTCGCGGGCGAGCGGCTATTGCAAGCGATCGGTAATCGCTTCGATGAAATCGAGGCAGAACTGGATATTCTGACGCAAATGCGCGACAAGCCTGCGGGTACCGTGCGCATTACCTGCGGCGATCATGTGCTGCGCACAACGTTGCTGCCCAAACTCACTGCGCTGCTGCACGAATACCCGGACATCAACGTTGAGTTCGACGTCAATTACGGATTCAGGAACATCGTGGCGGATCGTTTTGATGCAGGCGTGCGCCTGGGTGACACCATCGACAAAGACATGATTGCAGTGCCGATAGGTCCGCCATTGCGGATGGCCGTGGTGGCCTTGCCAGCGTACTTTGCCGCCCGTGGAGTTCCCGAAAACCCGCGCGACTTGATGAGCCATAGCTGTATCAATCAACGCATGCAGACCTCAGGCGGGCTTTATGTGTGGGACTTTGAGCAGCTGGATAACCAGGTGAACGTTCGAGTGGACGGCCAACTGATTTTCAACACCTCGAGCCATATCGTGGATGCGACACTGGCCGGGCTGGGGATTGCTTACCTCCCTGAAGAAGAGTTTGAACCGCACCTTCGGGAAGGCAGGCTGATGCGGGTGCTGGAAGATTGGTGCCCACCGTTTCCCGGATACTATCTGTATTACCCCAGTCGTCGACAACCCTCACCCGCATTTACGCTGGTTGCCAATGCGTTGCGCAAAGTTGGGTAG
- a CDS encoding LysR family transcriptional regulator yields MQIPDVEVFSAIAESGSLSAAARRLGLAPMTVSRRLASLEGELGVRLFHRTTRSVSLTAEGETFLPFATTLLEASEGARVSLKSNAGAASGVLKVTAPTVFGQAVIMPLIPALLAEHPALRVDLTLSDSIVDIVGLGIDVAVRISTLRDSTLIARPLAPNPRVLCASPLYLERHGIPATMDALLSHRRIALHGMPFWPFMRDGEAVSMRAEGVFSANSVEAVRTASRQGLGVAMLTYWDIRDDLAAGSLCVVELEDVDPEQLFITALLPTRQHVPHRVGVFLQRLEAVLNPRD; encoded by the coding sequence ATGCAAATTCCAGATGTGGAAGTGTTCAGCGCCATTGCCGAAAGCGGCAGTCTTTCGGCAGCCGCTCGACGACTCGGCCTGGCGCCCATGACAGTGTCTCGCAGGCTGGCATCGCTTGAAGGTGAACTAGGCGTTCGACTGTTTCATCGAACAACGCGCTCCGTCTCACTGACGGCCGAAGGCGAAACATTTCTCCCCTTTGCAACGACGCTGTTGGAAGCCAGTGAGGGGGCGAGGGTCAGTTTGAAATCCAATGCCGGAGCTGCCAGCGGTGTCTTGAAGGTAACTGCTCCCACCGTGTTCGGGCAGGCAGTGATCATGCCGCTGATTCCCGCTCTCCTGGCAGAACACCCGGCGCTGCGGGTTGATCTGACACTATCAGACAGCATTGTGGACATTGTCGGTCTCGGGATCGATGTCGCGGTGCGCATCTCGACCCTGCGAGACTCGACTTTAATCGCGCGTCCCCTCGCACCGAACCCTAGAGTGCTGTGCGCCAGTCCGTTGTACCTGGAGCGCCACGGCATACCCGCTACGATGGACGCACTGTTGAGCCACCGCCGAATAGCGTTGCATGGGATGCCTTTCTGGCCGTTCATGCGTGACGGTGAAGCGGTTTCCATGCGGGCGGAGGGCGTTTTTTCGGCCAACAGTGTCGAGGCGGTGCGCACGGCGAGCAGGCAAGGCTTGGGGGTTGCGATGCTCACGTACTGGGACATCCGTGATGATCTGGCTGCTGGAAGCCTTTGCGTGGTTGAATTGGAGGATGTTGACCCGGAACAACTGTTCATCACCGCACTATTGCCCACTCGTCAGCACGTGCCCCATAGAGTAGGAGTGTTCCTTCAGCGCCTGGAGGCGGTGCTCAATCCCCGCGACTAA